One window of the Eucalyptus grandis isolate ANBG69807.140 chromosome 6, ASM1654582v1, whole genome shotgun sequence genome contains the following:
- the LOC104450289 gene encoding uncharacterized protein LOC104450289 → MEASSISSSPIIGSTVRRPFGGIRVGDRSKPFANCICRRRSGRLNGKATLKRRIAAVDGVSAVADPSQAEVTWQIVVGAIAGVSPFVVAGIEFSKRIIAQRKCEVCGGSGLVLRDKHYFRCPGCGGFLPWQSWRRFFSG, encoded by the exons ATGGAAGCTTCTTCCATCTCTTCGTCGCCTATAATCGGCTCGACGGTTCGTCGACCATTCGGCGGAATCAGAGTTGGGGATCGCTCGAAACCGTTCGCTAACTGCATCTGCAGGAGGAGGAGCGGTCGCTTGAACGGGAAGGCGACATTGAAGAGGAGAATCGCCGCCGTGGACGGGGTTTCGGCGGTGGCAGACCCGAGCCAGGCTGAGGTTACGTGGCAAATAGTCGTTGGAGCCATAG CTGGTGTCTCGCCATTTGTCGTCGCAGGGATTGAGTTCAGCAAAAGAATC ATAGCCCAAAGAAAATGCGAAGTCTGTGGCGGCTCAGGGCTTGTCCTTAGGGACAAGCACTATTTCCGCTGTCCTGGATGTG GTGGATTTCTCCCATGGCAGTCATGGAGAAGATTCTTCTCTGGTTAG
- the LOC104450293 gene encoding F-box protein SKIP23: MAADWSQLPSDLLESISGRLPLYGDYVRFRAVCPAWRSSTAKTPNHFPPQLPWLLLPLFKPQNRGRSCSGYFYSLLDGKVHVLRITEASLRMRRCGSSHGWLVVLDESPSVALVNPLTGAKMDLPPLHAFPNVVGFNFADVGREYLLRDGDHRLSTRNLKDMRDCFVKKVVLSSSPAKGGQFIAVAILHHGNNLAYCRDGDERWRFIEEANSYCEDVIYRDGLFYAVNTFGLIAVCDVNGDSPRVSYIETPRHFGADIQYLVTVGDDLMLVTRHLDSDFWPELDQTVYRTRVFNVFKLGNKPRWEWVSDLGDYMIFIGQNSSFALLASDFPGSMGNRI; this comes from the coding sequence ATGGCCGCCGATTGGAGCCAGCTCCCGTCCGATCTCCTCGAATCGATCTCCGGGAGGCTCCCCTTGTACGGCGACTACGTCCGGTTCCGCGCCGTCTGCCCCGCGTGGCGGTCCTCCACCGCGAAGACCCCCAACCACTTCCCTCCGCAGCTCCCGTGGCTCCTCCTCCCGCTGTTCAAGCCTCAGAATCGCGGCCGCTCGTGCTCCGGCTACTTCTACAGCCTCCTCGACGGCAAGGTCCACGTGCTCCGGATCACCGAGGCGTCCCTCCGCATGCGCCGCTGCGGGTCCTCCCACGGCTGGCTCGTGGTCCTCGACGAGTCGCCGAGCGTCGCCCTCGTGAACCCCCTAACCGGGGCCAAGATGGACCTCCCTCCGCTGCACGCGTTCCCCAACGTCGTCGGCTTCAATTTCGCCGACGTCGGCCGCGAGTACTTGCTCCGGGACGGCGATCATCGGCTCTCGACGCGTAATCTGAAGGACATGCGCGACTGCTTCGTCAAGAAGGTGGTCCTGTCCTCGAGCCCGGCGAAGGGCGGCCAATTCATCGCCGTGGCGATACTCCATCACGGTAACAACTTGGCTTACTGTAGAGATGGCGATGAACGTTGGAGGTTTATAGAAGAAGCGAATTCTTACTGCGAGGATGTTATATATAGGGACGGATTGTTCTATGCTGTGAATACGTTCGGTCTGATTGCGGTTTGTGATGTTAATGGCGACTCCCCGAGGGTTTCGTACATCGAGACGCCGAGGCATTTCGGTGCGGACATTCAGTACTTGGTGACTGTAGGAGATGATCTCATGTTAGTTACGCGTCATTTGGACTCCGATTTCTGGCCCGAGCTTGATCAAACAGTGTACAGGACTAGGgtatttaatgtttttaagCTGGGAAATAAACCCAGGTGGGAGTGGGTGTCAGACCTGGGCGATTACATGATCTTTATTGGGCAAAACTCTTCTTTCGCGTTACTGGCATCGGATTTTCCTGGAAGCATGGGGAATCGTATA
- the LOC104450286 gene encoding probable WRKY transcription factor 20 isoform X1 — protein sequence MDAPSALGPHAPRRSSDAADDRGRTGCLRNSGPQDPGGRGARYKLMSPAKLPISRSACVAVPPGLSPTSFLESPVLLSNMKVVPSPTTGSFLERRMLHGSVSSTTGLTNNHPCRPDRFGEKESGIFEFQPSPGPNPGTAEVNQKNKESMQVHSHSQTQSLALVPFVKSELAVPSSELSLSSPAKLVPSVANPPDEVDSEESNQQDHPGTGMQATQSDHKGNVMAERLTDDGYNWRKYGQKHVKGSVFPRSYYKCTHPNCEVKKLFERSPDGHITEIIYKGTHDHPKPLPNRRVAGGIILHIQGDRSADVSPLTGETSSNVYCQTSNIIEPKSTTQLYLAAGNEDSVEGTASLSYRIRDEVDEDDPFSKRRRLDIGGLDVTPVIKPIREPRVVVQTLSEVDILDDGYRWRKYGQKVVRGNPNPRSYYKCTNAGCPVRKHVERASNDPKAVITTYEGKHNHDVPTARTSSHDMAAPIAPAGPSRIGPEERETISLDLGVGISSAAEARFPNLQGSRHTIHQQLVQNQIHSNNSSIKVLRATPVSSYYRVENCGATTYCSTTEDLRGGRGLDVSPRNHSYSYQQTVGRVITGPYACSPQNQSK from the exons ATGGACGCCCCCTCTGCTCTCGGCCCCCAcgcccctcgccggagctccgacgccgCCGACGATCGGGGCCGGACCGGCTGCCTCCGCAATTCCGGCCCTCAGGACCCCGGCGGCCGCGGCGCCAGGTACAAGCTGATGTCCCCGGCGAAGCTCCCGATCTCCAGGTCGGCTTGCGTCGCGGTCCCTCCCGGGCTGAGCCCGACGTCGTTTCTCGAGTCTCCGGTTCTCCTTTCGAACATGAAG GTAGTGCCTTCGCCAACAACCGGTTCCTTTCTAGAGAGGCGAATGTTGCATGGTTCCGTCAGCTCAACAACCGGTTTGACAAACAATCATCCCTGCCGTCCCGATAGATTTGGTGAAAAAGAATCAGGCATCTTTGAGTTCCAACCCTCACCAGGACCAAATCCG GGTACTGCAGAAGTGAATcagaaaaacaaagaatccaTGCAAGTCCACAGCCACTCTCAGACTCAATCATTGGCATTGGTGCCTTTTGTCAAAAGTGAATTGGCAGTCCCATCTAGTGAGTTGAGTCTTTCCTCACCTGCTAAATTGGTTCCTTCTGTGGCTAATCCGCCTGATGAAGTTGATTCAGAGGAATCAAACCAGCAAGATCACCCAGGTACTGGCATGCAGGCAACACAATCTGATCATAAAGGAAATGTCATGGCTGAGAGATTAACTGATGATGGATACAACTGGCGGAAATATGGACAAAAACATGTGAAAGGAAGTGTGTTCCCACGTAGTTATTACAAATGTACACATCCTAACTGTGAAGTCAAAAAGCTTTTTGAACGCTCCCCTGATGGACATATAACTGAGATTATTTACAAAGGAACACATGATCATCCCAAACCACTACCAAACCGGCGTGTCGCTGGGGGTATTATATTGCATATCCAAGGAGATAGATCTGCTGATGTCTCACCTTTAACTGGTG AGACTTCATCAAATGTCTATTGCCAAACTTCCAACATCATTGAGCCAAAGAGTACTACACAGCTATATCTGGCAGCTGGGAATGAGGATAGTGTTGAAGGCACTGCTTCCTTATCATATAGGATTCGTGATGAGGTTGATGAAGATGATCCTTTCTCAAAGAGAAg GAGGTTGGACATTGGAGGGTTAGATGTCACTCCCGTGATTAAACCTATACGAGAACCACGTGTTGTTGTCCAAACTCTTAGTGAGGTGGACATACTGGATGATGGATATCGATGGCGCAAATATGGTCAGAAGGTGGTGAGAGGCAATCCGAATCCACG GAGTTACTATAAGTGCACCAATGCTGGGTGTCCTGTTAGAAAACATGTGGAGAGAGCATCCAATGATCCCAAAGCTGTCATTACAACCTATGAAGGAAAGCACAACCATGATGTGCCTACCGCAAGAACAAGCAGTCATGACATGGCAGCACCCATTGCTCCAGCCGGACCTTCAAGAATTGGACCAGAAGAAAGGGAAACAATTAGCCTTGATCTTGGAGTTGGAATCAGCTCTGCTGCTGAAGCCAGGTTCCCCAACCTGCAGGGTTCGCGACATACCATCCATCAGCAGCTGGTTCAAAACCAAATCCACTCGAACAATTCGAGTATAAAGGTTCTACGAGCAACCCCAGTTTCATCATATTATCGTGTTGAAAATTGTGGCGCTACCACTTATTGTAGTACAACAGAAGATTTGAGAGGAGGCCGAGGTTTGGATGTTTCACCTCGAAACCATTCTTATTCATATCAACAGACCGTGGGAAGAGTAATAACTGGGCCATATGCTTGTTCACCCCAAAACCAGTCTAAATAA
- the LOC104450288 gene encoding scarecrow-like protein 21: MQASQKPRLWDASDRFYDLPAKELESSHWSSITNFDHLSCSDESSQGNCMLESSSGSAPYHVNDSPSIVRFSPDGSPTAKRASVPDSSAQDHLNDLELKVRELETVMLGPSSDMPHTVDINFLVGSGQMSQETETLMEIISRRDLKEILCACAKAVEDNDTLKFECLISELRPMVSVSGDPIQRLSAYMLEGLIARLASSGSSIYKALKCKEPAGAELLSYMHILYDICPYFKFGYMSANGSIAEVMKDENIIHIIDFQIAQGGQWITLIQALAARPGGPPCIRITGINDSGSAYARGGGLEIVGQRLSRLAEACRVPFQFHACGVPASEVEIGNLPIRAGEAIAVNFPLMLHHIPDESVCSQNHRDRLIRMAKSLSPKVVTLVEQESNTNTAPFFPRFLETLNYYLSVFESIDVALPREHKERVNVEQHCLARDIVNLIACEGMERVERHELLGKWRMRFIMAGFSPYPLSSFVNTTIKSLLSSYCDKYTLEERDGALYLGWMNRPLVASCAWR, translated from the coding sequence ATGCAAGCTTCACAAAAGCCAAGATTATGGGATGCTTCAGACAGGTTCTACGACCTGCCCGCAAAAGAGCTCGAGTCTTCTCATTGGTCTTCGATCACAAACTTTGACCATCTCTCATGCTCCGATGAGAGCAGCCAAGGGAATTGTATGCTCGAATCATCCTCGGGAAGTGCACCTTATCATGTAAATGATTCCCCGTCAATTGTGAGATTTTCACCTGATGGAAGTCCCACAGCGAAACGAGCATCGGTGCCTGATTCTTCTGCACAAGACCATCTGAATGACCTCGAACTAAAAGTGCGAGAACTGGAAACTGTCATGCTAGGACCCAGCTCAGATATGCCCCACACGGTTGATATCAACTTCTTGGTTGGATCTGGCCAGATGTCTCAGGAGACGGAGACATTGATGGAGATTATCTCCAGGAGGGACCTAAAGGAGATTCTCTGTGCTTGTGCTAAAGCAGTTGAAGACAACGACACCTTAAAATTTGAGTGTTTAATATCAGAGTTACGCCCGATGGTGTCTGTTTCCGGTGACCCGATCCAACGATTATCAGCATACATGTTGGAAGGGCTCATAGCAAGATTGGCAAGTTCGGGAAGCTCTATTTACAAagctttaaagtgcaaagagCCTGCTGGTGCAGAGCTGCTATCGTACATGCACATTCTCTATGATATATGTCCTTATTTCAAGTTTGGGTACATGTCGGCGAACGGATCAATCGCAGAAGTCATGAAGGACGAAAACATTATCCATATAATCGATTTTCAGATTGCTCAGGGAGGCCAGTGGATCACCCTGATTCAGGCTCTTGCAGCACGGCCCGGTGGGCCACCCTGTATCCGAATAACTGGGATCAACGATTCAGGATCTGCTTATGCCCGTGGAGGAGGCCTGGAAATCGTCGGCCAGAGGTTGTCTAGACTTGCTGAAGCCTGCAGGGTACCATTTCAGTTCCATGCTTGTGGAGTTCCCGCTTCAGAGGTTGAAATTGGAAACCTGCCAATTCGAGCTGGCGAGGCAATAGCCGTAAATTTTCCCCTCATGTTGCATCACATACCAGATGAGAGCGTCTGTTCGCAGAATCACCGTGATAGGCTTATAAGGATGGCTAAGAGCTTGTCCCCGAAAGTTGTGACTCTTGTTGAGCAAGAATCGAACACGAACACTGCCCCATTCTTCCCGCGTTTCCTTGAGACACTTAACTACTATTTGTCAGTATTTGAATCCATTGACGTGGCTCTGCCAAGGGAGCACAAGGAGCGGGTCAATGTCGAGCAGCATTGCCTTGCTCGGGATATTGTTAACCTGATTGCATGCGAGGGGATGGAGAGAGTTGAGCGTCATGAGTTGCTTGGAAAGTGGAGAATGCGGTTCATCATGGCTGGTTTTAGTCCATACCCTTTAAGTTCCTTTGTGAATACTACGATCAAGAGCTTGCTGTCGAGTTACTGCGACAAGTATACACTAGAGGAGAGAGACGGGGCTCTGTACCTTGGCTGGATGAACCGCCCTCTTGTTGCTTCTTGTGCATGGAGGTGA
- the LOC104450285 gene encoding probable serine/threonine-protein kinase WNK11 isoform X1 has protein sequence MVDGSLKVSRIGFCLLFFFSPVAGIRSERREEFEMPSVTLDQSDKDSEPFVEVDPTGRYGRYPELLGSGAVKKVYRAFDQEEGIEVAWNQVKLRNFEDYPGMIDRLYSEVRLLRTLKNRNIIALHNVWRDDEHGKLNFITEVCTSGNLREYRKKHRHVSVKALKKWSKQILKGLEYLHTHDPCIIHRDLNCSNVFVNGNVGQVKIGDLGLAAIVGENHAAHSVIGTPEFMAPELFEEDYTESVDVYSFGMCLLEMVTVEIPYGECDSVPKIYKKVISGVRPQALSKVRDPQVRTFIEKCLGQPRVRPSASELLSDPFFDGIDSDSDEN, from the exons ATGGTTGACGGGAGTCTGAAAGTGTCGCGAATTGGGTTTTgcctcttgtttttcttctctcctgtCGCTGGGATTCGTTCGGAAAGGCGAGAAGAATTCGAG ATGCCGAGCGTGACCCTCGACCAGTCCGACAAGGACTCGGAGCCCTTCGTGGAGGTGGACCCGACCGGGCGCTACGGCCGGTACCCCGAGCTCCTCGGGTCCGGCGCGGTAAAGAAGGTGTACCGGGCCTTCGACCAAGAGGAAGGCATCGAAGTGGCCTGGAACCAGGTCAAGCTGAGGAACTTCGAAGACTACCCGGGGATGATCGACCGGCTCTACTCGGAGGTCCGGCTCCTGCGGACCCTCAAGAACAGGAACATCATAGCCCTCCACAACGTGTGGCGCGACGACGAGCACGGCAAGCTCAACTTCATCACCGAGGTGTGCACGTCGGGGAACCTGAGGGAGTACCGGAAGAAGCACCGGCACGTCTCGGTTAAGGCGCTGAAGAAGTGGTCCAAGCAGATCTTGAAGGGCTTGGAGTATCTGCACACTCACGATCCCTGCATCATCCACAGAGATCTGAATTGCAGCAACGTCTTCGTCAACGGGAACGTCGGTCAG GTCAAGATTGGTGATTTGGGCTTGGCGGCAATCGTGGGCGAGAACCACGCGGCGCATTCGGTCATCGGGACACCGGAGTTCATGGCACCGGAGCTCTTCGAGGAAGACTACACGGAGTCGGTCGATGTGTACTCATTCGGGATGTGCCTGCTCGAGATGGTGACGGTGGAGATCCCGTACGGCGAGTGCGACAGCGTGCCCAAGATATACAAGAAGGTGATCTCCGGGGTGAGGCCGCAGGCTCTGAGCAAAGTGAGGGACCCCCAAGTGAGGACCTTCATCGAGAAGTGTTTGGGGCAGCCGAGGGTCCGGCCTTCGGCTTCTGAGCTACTCAGTGATCCTTTCTTTGATGGGATCGACTCCGACAGTGATGAGAACTAA
- the LOC104450286 gene encoding probable WRKY transcription factor 20 isoform X2 yields MLHGSVSSTTGLTNNHPCRPDRFGEKESGIFEFQPSPGPNPGTAEVNQKNKESMQVHSHSQTQSLALVPFVKSELAVPSSELSLSSPAKLVPSVANPPDEVDSEESNQQDHPGTGMQATQSDHKGNVMAERLTDDGYNWRKYGQKHVKGSVFPRSYYKCTHPNCEVKKLFERSPDGHITEIIYKGTHDHPKPLPNRRVAGGIILHIQGDRSADVSPLTGETSSNVYCQTSNIIEPKSTTQLYLAAGNEDSVEGTASLSYRIRDEVDEDDPFSKRRRLDIGGLDVTPVIKPIREPRVVVQTLSEVDILDDGYRWRKYGQKVVRGNPNPRSYYKCTNAGCPVRKHVERASNDPKAVITTYEGKHNHDVPTARTSSHDMAAPIAPAGPSRIGPEERETISLDLGVGISSAAEARFPNLQGSRHTIHQQLVQNQIHSNNSSIKVLRATPVSSYYRVENCGATTYCSTTEDLRGGRGLDVSPRNHSYSYQQTVGRVITGPYACSPQNQSK; encoded by the exons ATGTTGCATGGTTCCGTCAGCTCAACAACCGGTTTGACAAACAATCATCCCTGCCGTCCCGATAGATTTGGTGAAAAAGAATCAGGCATCTTTGAGTTCCAACCCTCACCAGGACCAAATCCG GGTACTGCAGAAGTGAATcagaaaaacaaagaatccaTGCAAGTCCACAGCCACTCTCAGACTCAATCATTGGCATTGGTGCCTTTTGTCAAAAGTGAATTGGCAGTCCCATCTAGTGAGTTGAGTCTTTCCTCACCTGCTAAATTGGTTCCTTCTGTGGCTAATCCGCCTGATGAAGTTGATTCAGAGGAATCAAACCAGCAAGATCACCCAGGTACTGGCATGCAGGCAACACAATCTGATCATAAAGGAAATGTCATGGCTGAGAGATTAACTGATGATGGATACAACTGGCGGAAATATGGACAAAAACATGTGAAAGGAAGTGTGTTCCCACGTAGTTATTACAAATGTACACATCCTAACTGTGAAGTCAAAAAGCTTTTTGAACGCTCCCCTGATGGACATATAACTGAGATTATTTACAAAGGAACACATGATCATCCCAAACCACTACCAAACCGGCGTGTCGCTGGGGGTATTATATTGCATATCCAAGGAGATAGATCTGCTGATGTCTCACCTTTAACTGGTG AGACTTCATCAAATGTCTATTGCCAAACTTCCAACATCATTGAGCCAAAGAGTACTACACAGCTATATCTGGCAGCTGGGAATGAGGATAGTGTTGAAGGCACTGCTTCCTTATCATATAGGATTCGTGATGAGGTTGATGAAGATGATCCTTTCTCAAAGAGAAg GAGGTTGGACATTGGAGGGTTAGATGTCACTCCCGTGATTAAACCTATACGAGAACCACGTGTTGTTGTCCAAACTCTTAGTGAGGTGGACATACTGGATGATGGATATCGATGGCGCAAATATGGTCAGAAGGTGGTGAGAGGCAATCCGAATCCACG GAGTTACTATAAGTGCACCAATGCTGGGTGTCCTGTTAGAAAACATGTGGAGAGAGCATCCAATGATCCCAAAGCTGTCATTACAACCTATGAAGGAAAGCACAACCATGATGTGCCTACCGCAAGAACAAGCAGTCATGACATGGCAGCACCCATTGCTCCAGCCGGACCTTCAAGAATTGGACCAGAAGAAAGGGAAACAATTAGCCTTGATCTTGGAGTTGGAATCAGCTCTGCTGCTGAAGCCAGGTTCCCCAACCTGCAGGGTTCGCGACATACCATCCATCAGCAGCTGGTTCAAAACCAAATCCACTCGAACAATTCGAGTATAAAGGTTCTACGAGCAACCCCAGTTTCATCATATTATCGTGTTGAAAATTGTGGCGCTACCACTTATTGTAGTACAACAGAAGATTTGAGAGGAGGCCGAGGTTTGGATGTTTCACCTCGAAACCATTCTTATTCATATCAACAGACCGTGGGAAGAGTAATAACTGGGCCATATGCTTGTTCACCCCAAAACCAGTCTAAATAA
- the LOC104450291 gene encoding thiosulfate sulfurtransferase 16, chloroplastic, with the protein MALAVAMAMASTVPASRLARSVLPLLPPHYLSFRWLDNTARNAESAVAESQSVTVNVAHDLLRKGHRYLDVRTCDEFKAGHPPGALNIPYMFRTGAEMSKNPQFLDEVSAHFAKDDAFVVGCKSGRRSLMAVTDLQSAGFGRVANVAGGYSAWTEKGLPTSEQGHGEAP; encoded by the exons ATGGCTTTGGCTGTGGCTATGGCTATGGCTTCCACCGTTCCCGCTTCTCGCCTAGCTCGTTCCGTGCTCCCTCTTCTTCCCCCTCATTACCTGAGCTTCAG gTGGTTGGACAATACCGCGAGAAATGCTGAATCTGCGGTAGCGGAGTCGCAATCGGTGACGGTCAATGTCGCGCATGACCTCCTTAGGAAGGGACACCGATACCTGGACGTCAG GACATGTGATGAATTTAAGGCTGGACATCCACCAGGAGCATTGAATATCCCATACATGTTCAGAACTGGTGCAG AAATGTCGAAGAACCCACAATTCTTGGATGAAGTATCAGCGCACTTTGCCAAAGATGACGCGTTCGTTGTG GGGTGTAAGAGTGGAAGGAGGTCTCTCATGGCTGTAACCGATCTTCAATCTGCT GGTTTTGGCCGAGTTGCAAACGTCGCAGGTGGGTACTCTGCCTGGACAGAGAAGGGGCTTCCTACTTCAGAGCAAGGTCATGGCGAAGCTCCTTAA
- the LOC104450285 gene encoding probable serine/threonine-protein kinase WNK11 isoform X2 has translation MPSVTLDQSDKDSEPFVEVDPTGRYGRYPELLGSGAVKKVYRAFDQEEGIEVAWNQVKLRNFEDYPGMIDRLYSEVRLLRTLKNRNIIALHNVWRDDEHGKLNFITEVCTSGNLREYRKKHRHVSVKALKKWSKQILKGLEYLHTHDPCIIHRDLNCSNVFVNGNVGQVKIGDLGLAAIVGENHAAHSVIGTPEFMAPELFEEDYTESVDVYSFGMCLLEMVTVEIPYGECDSVPKIYKKVISGVRPQALSKVRDPQVRTFIEKCLGQPRVRPSASELLSDPFFDGIDSDSDEN, from the exons ATGCCGAGCGTGACCCTCGACCAGTCCGACAAGGACTCGGAGCCCTTCGTGGAGGTGGACCCGACCGGGCGCTACGGCCGGTACCCCGAGCTCCTCGGGTCCGGCGCGGTAAAGAAGGTGTACCGGGCCTTCGACCAAGAGGAAGGCATCGAAGTGGCCTGGAACCAGGTCAAGCTGAGGAACTTCGAAGACTACCCGGGGATGATCGACCGGCTCTACTCGGAGGTCCGGCTCCTGCGGACCCTCAAGAACAGGAACATCATAGCCCTCCACAACGTGTGGCGCGACGACGAGCACGGCAAGCTCAACTTCATCACCGAGGTGTGCACGTCGGGGAACCTGAGGGAGTACCGGAAGAAGCACCGGCACGTCTCGGTTAAGGCGCTGAAGAAGTGGTCCAAGCAGATCTTGAAGGGCTTGGAGTATCTGCACACTCACGATCCCTGCATCATCCACAGAGATCTGAATTGCAGCAACGTCTTCGTCAACGGGAACGTCGGTCAG GTCAAGATTGGTGATTTGGGCTTGGCGGCAATCGTGGGCGAGAACCACGCGGCGCATTCGGTCATCGGGACACCGGAGTTCATGGCACCGGAGCTCTTCGAGGAAGACTACACGGAGTCGGTCGATGTGTACTCATTCGGGATGTGCCTGCTCGAGATGGTGACGGTGGAGATCCCGTACGGCGAGTGCGACAGCGTGCCCAAGATATACAAGAAGGTGATCTCCGGGGTGAGGCCGCAGGCTCTGAGCAAAGTGAGGGACCCCCAAGTGAGGACCTTCATCGAGAAGTGTTTGGGGCAGCCGAGGGTCCGGCCTTCGGCTTCTGAGCTACTCAGTGATCCTTTCTTTGATGGGATCGACTCCGACAGTGATGAGAACTAA
- the LOC104450290 gene encoding transcription termination factor MTERF9, chloroplastic produces MAVISICAFVPALRSQSGPGPEPFRSPFAPDPLSRRPGERTAGRRSGRSRRFVALSAHSNPRILKVNRKSRYGRPLSPFDSDDDDESLESDEDEDEDEEGWSDEDEFAEIAEYEEQNKDKKKKDSRRHPNQGGRSGSLNSRQQNGHNEYKNPVRNAVNTFPSPNHEKEIASYDVIGRGKPEEIKPRQHSFPRLSEEIDLDERWIPLLDYLCTFGLKESHFLQMYERHMPSLQINVGSAKERLDYLLSIGVKNRDVKRILLRQPQILQYTVENNLKSHVAFLTGLGIPNSRMGQIIAAAPSLFSYSVENSLKPTVRYLVEEVGIKEKDLGKVVQLSPQILVQRIDVSWNTRYFFLSKELGAPRDSVVKMVTKHPQLLHYSIDDGLLPRINFLRSIGMCNSEILKVLTSLTQVLSLSLEDNLKPKYKYLINELRNEVRALTKYPMYLSLSLDQRIRPRHRFLVSLKKAPNGPFPLSYFVPTDECFCEQWAGTSLDKYLAFRQRLLLKDFAKKYEKQR; encoded by the exons ATGGCAGTTATCTCTATCTGCGCCTTTGTTCCTGCGCTCCGCTCCCAGTCGGGTCCCGGTCCGGAGCCGTTCCGGTCTCCCTTCGCTCCGGACCCCCTCTCCCGCCGGCCCGGAGAGAGGACCGCCGGCCGGCGCAGCGGGAGATCCCGGAGGTTCGTGGCCCTGTCCGCTCACTCCAACCCCAGGATTCTCAAGGTGAATCGGAAGTCCAGGTACGGGCGGCCCCTGTCGCCCTTTGAtagcgacgacgacgacgagagTTTGGAGTccgatgaggatgaggatgaggatgaggagggTTGGTCGGATGAG GATGAATTTGCAGAAATAGCAGAATATGAAGAGCAGaataaagataagaaaaagaaag ACAGCCGGAGACACCCAAACCAAGGTGGGAGATCAGGTTCCCTGAATTCTAGGCAGCAGAATGGTCATAATGAATATAAGAATCCAGTGAGAAATGCTGTGAATACTTTTCCTTCTCCCAACcatgaaaaggaaattgctTCCTACGATGTAATTGGAAGGGGAAAG cCGGAAGAAATCAAACCTCGTCAGCACAGTTTTCCTCGACTTTCtgaagaaatagatttggacgAGAGATGGATCCCTCTTCTTGATTACTTGTGCACTTTTGGACTTAAAGAATcacattttcttcaaatgtaTGAGAGACACATGCCTTCACTGCAAATAAATGTTGGCTCTGCAAAGGAGAGGTTGGATTACTTGTTGAGCATTGGTGTCAAAAATCGTGATGTCAAAAGAATACTTTTGAGGCAGCCACAGATTTTACAGTACACAGTGGAGAACAATTTGAAGTCCCATGTTGCGTTTTTGACGGGACTGGGCATACCAAATTCTCGAATGGGACAGATTATAGCTGCTGCTCCATCCCTGTTTTCTTATAGTGTTGAGAATTCTTTGAAACCCACAGTTCGCTACTTAGTTGAGGAGGTTGGCATCAAGGAAAAGGACTTAGGTAAAGTGGTACAGCTGAGTCCTCAGATACTTGTCCAGCGAATTGACGTCTCATGGAATACTCGCTATTTCTTCCTATCAAAGGAATTAGGTGCACCAAGAGACAGTGTAGTGAAGATGGTAACAAAACATCCCCAGCTTCTGCATTACAGTATTGATGACGGACTGCTGCCAAGAATCAATTTTCTGAGGAGTATTGGGATGTGTAACTCTGAGATCTTAAAAGTTTTGACTAGCCTTACACAG GTGTTATCTTTGTCGTTGGAAGACAATCTTAAACCTAAATACAAGTACTTGATTAACGAACTTCGCAACGAAGTGCGTGCTTTAACCAAGTACCCAATGTATTTGAGTTTGTCTTTGGACCAGAGAATCCGCCCTCGCCACAGGTTTTTGGTTTCCCTAAAGAAAGCTCCCAATGGGCCATTTCCCTTAAGTTATTTTGTTCCAACAGATGAGTGTTTCTGCGAGCAGTGGGCTGGGACCAGTTTAGATAAGTATCTGGCATTTCGCCAGAGGCTACTGCTGAAGGATTTTGCAAAGAAGTATGAGAAACAAAGATAG